Proteins encoded in a region of the Oceanibaculum nanhaiense genome:
- a CDS encoding DUF3501 family protein, which yields MMPAAAKQITHADILPLPDYVKVRKERRSAVVALKKNRRLPVGPHATFYFENFDTMLSQIQEMLYIEKGGDEQLEDELSAYNPLIPQGRELVATVMFEIDDEVRRRRVLSTLGGIEHQMFIKIGSETVKGVAEDDLDRTTADGKASSVQFVHFPFTEAQIAAFRKPGAEVVLGFSHENYPHMTVMPDAVREALAKDFD from the coding sequence ATGATGCCCGCCGCAGCCAAGCAGATCACGCACGCGGATATCCTGCCGCTGCCCGACTATGTGAAGGTGCGCAAGGAACGCCGCAGCGCCGTCGTGGCGCTGAAGAAGAACCGGCGCCTGCCGGTCGGCCCGCACGCCACCTTCTATTTCGAGAATTTCGACACGATGCTGAGCCAGATCCAGGAGATGCTCTACATCGAGAAGGGCGGCGACGAGCAGCTCGAGGATGAGTTGAGCGCCTACAACCCGCTGATCCCGCAGGGCAGGGAACTGGTCGCCACCGTCATGTTCGAGATCGATGACGAGGTGCGCCGCCGCCGTGTGCTGTCCACCCTGGGCGGCATCGAGCACCAAATGTTCATCAAGATCGGCAGCGAGACCGTGAAGGGCGTGGCCGAGGACGATCTCGACCGCACCACGGCGGACGGCAAGGCCTCTTCCGTGCAGTTCGTGCATTTCCCCTTCACCGAGGCGCAGATCGCGGCCTTCCGCAAGCCGGGCGCCGAGGTGGTGCTGGGCTTCAGCCACGAGAACTATCCGCATATGACGGTGATGCCCGATGCCGTGCGCGAGGCGCTGGCCAAGGATTTCGACTGA
- the cysK gene encoding cysteine synthase A codes for MSGQQAHFRGKIYDSILDTIGATPLVRVSRLAAAHDVRAEILGKLEFFNPLASVKDRIGFAMIEAAEKAGSLKPGSIIVEPTSGNTGIALAFVAAAKGYRLILTMPESMSVERRKMLKLLGTELELTPADKGMKGAIARAEELVASTPGAFMPQQFKNAANPAIHRATTAEEIWADTAGTADALISGVGTGGTLTGVSEVLKQRKPGFLTIAVEPEDSPVLSGGQPGPHKIQGIGAGFVPDILNAGLIDEVVRIGNETAMKTAREAARLEGLPVGISSGAALAAAIEVGKRPEMAGKRIVVIIPSFAERYLSTALFDGL; via the coding sequence ATGTCCGGACAGCAGGCCCATTTCCGTGGCAAGATTTATGACAGCATCCTGGACACCATCGGCGCCACGCCGCTGGTGCGGGTGAGCCGGCTGGCCGCCGCGCATGACGTGCGGGCCGAAATCCTCGGCAAGCTGGAATTCTTCAACCCGCTGGCCTCGGTGAAGGACCGTATCGGCTTCGCCATGATCGAGGCGGCCGAGAAGGCGGGCTCCCTGAAGCCCGGCTCCATCATCGTCGAGCCAACCTCCGGCAATACCGGCATCGCGCTGGCCTTCGTGGCCGCCGCCAAGGGCTACCGGCTGATCCTGACCATGCCGGAGAGCATGTCGGTCGAGCGCCGCAAGATGCTGAAACTGCTGGGCACGGAGCTGGAGCTGACGCCTGCCGACAAGGGCATGAAGGGTGCCATCGCCCGCGCCGAGGAGCTGGTCGCCAGCACGCCCGGCGCGTTCATGCCGCAACAGTTCAAGAACGCCGCCAACCCGGCGATCCATCGCGCCACCACGGCGGAGGAGATCTGGGCCGATACCGCCGGCACGGCGGATGCTCTCATCAGCGGTGTGGGCACCGGCGGCACGCTGACCGGCGTGTCGGAGGTGCTGAAGCAGCGCAAGCCCGGCTTCCTGACAATCGCGGTGGAGCCGGAGGACAGCCCGGTGCTGTCCGGCGGCCAGCCCGGGCCGCACAAGATTCAGGGTATCGGCGCCGGCTTCGTGCCCGACATCCTGAATGCCGGCCTGATCGACGAGGTCGTGCGTATCGGCAACGAGACGGCGATGAAGACGGCGCGCGAGGCGGCGCGGCTGGAGGGTCTGCCGGTCGGCATTTCCTCAGGGGCCGCGCTGGCGGCGGCGATCGAGGTCGGCAAGCGGCCGGAGATGGCGGGCAAGCGCATCGTCGTCATCATCCCGTCCTTCGCCGAGCGCTACCTCTCGACGGCGCTGTTCGACGGGCTCTAA
- the ugpQ gene encoding glycerophosphodiester phosphodiesterase — protein sequence MDFPKIVGHRGAAALAPENTLAGFRKAAEAGAQMVELDAKLSADGIVICHHDNELGRTSDGKGLVAVQDFAALRALDAGGWFGPSFKGERIPTLAEALALIAELGMGVNVEIKPCPGRERETAAATVKVVRDHWKGSFPFQFSSFKLAALEVALEQAPDLPRGYLTDDFAEGWLETAQRLQAVSVNGNFRRYTKQRIDAVHAAGMKALAYTVNEPADAARLLADGMDILVTDCPDRLLAL from the coding sequence ATGGACTTCCCGAAGATCGTCGGCCATCGCGGCGCGGCTGCGCTGGCGCCGGAGAACACGCTGGCCGGTTTCCGCAAGGCGGCCGAGGCTGGTGCGCAAATGGTGGAGCTGGACGCCAAGCTGAGCGCGGACGGCATCGTCATCTGCCATCACGACAATGAGCTGGGCCGCACCAGCGACGGCAAGGGGCTGGTGGCGGTCCAGGATTTCGCGGCGCTGCGCGCGTTGGACGCCGGCGGCTGGTTCGGCCCGTCCTTCAAGGGCGAGCGCATCCCGACCCTGGCCGAGGCGCTGGCGTTGATCGCCGAGCTGGGCATGGGCGTGAATGTCGAGATCAAACCCTGCCCGGGCCGCGAGCGCGAGACCGCCGCCGCTACGGTCAAGGTGGTGCGCGATCACTGGAAGGGCAGCTTCCCGTTCCAGTTCTCCAGCTTCAAGCTGGCGGCGCTGGAGGTGGCGCTGGAGCAGGCGCCGGACCTGCCGCGCGGCTATCTCACCGACGATTTCGCCGAAGGCTGGCTGGAGACGGCGCAACGCCTGCAGGCGGTCAGCGTGAATGGCAATTTCCGCCGCTACACGAAGCAGCGGATCGATGCCGTCCACGCCGCCGGCATGAAGGCGCTGGCCTATACGGTGAACGAGCCGGCCGACGCCGCCCGCCTGCTGGCGGACGGCATGGACATTCTGGTGACGGACTGCCCCGACCGACTGCTCGCGCTTTAG
- the pnp gene encoding polyribonucleotide nucleotidyltransferase, whose amino-acid sequence MRMFTVYRKEIDWGGRTLTLETGKIARQAHGAVMATYGETTVLCTAVGAKAPKEGQDFFPLTVNYQEKTFAAGKIPGGFFKREGRPTEKEVLTSRLIDRPIRPLFHPSYRNETQVVCTVLSHDLENDPDVIAMIGASAALTLSGMPFMGPIGAARVGYKDGEYILNPLQDEVSSSQLDLVLAGTQEGVLMVESEAHELSEEIMLGAVSFGHDAMQAVIDAIIDLAEQAAKEPWDLTPPAEGLDKLQARVAKLGRAKLVEAYKETQKAERYAKVGAVKQEVKAALEGEEGLPLDKFGAVFKEMEADVVRGAILDTGLRIDGRDTKTVRPILSEVGILPRTHGSALFTRGETQAIVVTTLGTGQDEQIIDALEGERRENFMLHYNFPPYSVGEAGRMGSPGRREIGHGKLAWRAIRPLLPAKEDFPYTIRIVSEITESNGSSSMATVCGSSLSMMDAGVPLKRPVAGIAMGLIKEGDRFAVLSDILGDEDHLGDMDFKVAGTDQGVTSLQMDIKITSITKEIMKIALDQAKGGRMHILGEMAKALTGAREGVSENAPRITTISIPKDKIRDIIGPGGKIIREICEVTGAKIDIDDDGVVKVAAVSDESSAQAINWIREIVAEPEVGVIYTGKVVKVMDFGAFVNFLGPKDGLVHISELAEGRVGKVTDVVDVGATVKVKVLGFDDRGKVKLSMKKIDQETGEDLSAKDDAAE is encoded by the coding sequence ATCCGTATGTTTACCGTTTACCGTAAAGAGATCGACTGGGGTGGGCGCACGCTGACCCTGGAAACCGGCAAGATCGCGCGTCAGGCGCATGGCGCCGTGATGGCCACCTATGGCGAGACAACGGTGCTGTGCACCGCCGTCGGCGCCAAGGCGCCGAAGGAAGGGCAGGACTTCTTCCCGCTCACCGTGAATTATCAGGAGAAGACTTTCGCCGCGGGCAAGATTCCCGGCGGCTTCTTCAAGCGCGAGGGCCGGCCGACGGAGAAGGAGGTTCTGACCTCCCGCCTGATCGACCGTCCGATCCGCCCGCTGTTTCACCCCTCCTACCGCAACGAGACGCAGGTCGTCTGTACCGTCCTCAGCCACGATCTCGAGAATGACCCCGATGTCATCGCGATGATCGGTGCTTCCGCGGCGCTGACCCTCTCCGGCATGCCCTTTATGGGCCCGATCGGTGCGGCGCGCGTTGGCTACAAGGATGGCGAATACATCCTGAACCCGCTGCAGGATGAGGTTTCCTCCTCCCAGCTGGACCTGGTGCTCGCCGGTACGCAGGAAGGCGTGCTGATGGTCGAATCGGAAGCCCACGAGTTGTCCGAGGAAATCATGCTGGGCGCCGTCAGCTTCGGCCATGACGCCATGCAGGCGGTGATCGATGCGATCATCGACCTCGCCGAGCAGGCCGCCAAGGAGCCGTGGGATCTGACCCCGCCGGCCGAGGGGCTGGACAAGCTGCAGGCGCGCGTCGCCAAGCTGGGCCGGGCCAAGCTGGTCGAGGCCTACAAGGAGACCCAGAAGGCCGAGCGCTACGCCAAGGTCGGCGCGGTGAAGCAGGAGGTCAAGGCCGCGCTGGAAGGCGAGGAAGGCCTGCCGCTCGACAAGTTCGGCGCCGTGTTCAAGGAGATGGAGGCCGACGTCGTCCGTGGCGCCATCCTGGATACCGGCCTGCGCATCGACGGCCGCGACACCAAGACGGTCCGTCCGATCCTGTCGGAAGTGGGCATCCTGCCGCGCACCCACGGGTCGGCGCTGTTCACCCGTGGCGAAACCCAGGCGATCGTCGTGACCACGCTGGGTACCGGCCAGGATGAGCAGATCATCGACGCGCTGGAAGGCGAACGCCGCGAGAATTTCATGCTGCATTATAACTTCCCGCCCTATTCGGTCGGTGAAGCTGGCCGCATGGGCTCGCCGGGCCGTCGTGAGATCGGCCATGGCAAGCTGGCCTGGCGTGCCATCCGGCCGCTGCTGCCGGCCAAGGAAGATTTCCCCTACACCATCCGCATCGTCTCGGAGATCACGGAATCCAACGGTTCCTCCTCGATGGCGACGGTGTGCGGCAGCTCGCTGTCGATGATGGATGCGGGTGTGCCGCTGAAGCGCCCGGTGGCGGGTATCGCCATGGGCCTGATCAAGGAAGGCGACCGCTTCGCCGTGCTGTCCGACATCCTGGGCGATGAAGATCACCTGGGGGACATGGACTTCAAGGTGGCCGGCACCGACCAGGGCGTCACCTCGCTGCAGATGGACATCAAGATCACCTCGATCACCAAGGAGATCATGAAGATCGCCCTGGATCAGGCGAAGGGTGGCCGGATGCACATTCTGGGTGAGATGGCCAAGGCCCTGACCGGCGCCCGTGAAGGCGTGTCCGAGAATGCGCCGCGCATCACCACGATCAGCATCCCGAAGGACAAGATCCGCGACATCATCGGCCCGGGCGGCAAGATCATCCGCGAGATCTGCGAGGTCACCGGGGCCAAGATCGACATCGACGATGATGGTGTGGTGAAGGTTGCCGCGGTCAGCGACGAATCGAGCGCGCAGGCGATCAACTGGATCCGCGAGATCGTGGCGGAGCCGGAAGTCGGCGTGATCTACACCGGCAAGGTCGTGAAGGTCATGGATTTCGGTGCCTTCGTGAACTTCCTGGGCCCGAAGGACGGTCTCGTCCACATCTCCGAGCTGGCCGAAGGCCGGGTCGGCAAGGTGACCGACGTGGTCGATGTCGGCGCCACGGTGAAGGTGAAGGTGCTGGGCTTCGACGATCGCGGCAAGGTCAAGCTGTCGATGAAGAAGATCGACCAGGAGACCGGCGAGGATCTGTCGGCCAAGGACGACGCGGCCGAGTAA
- the rpsO gene encoding 30S ribosomal protein S15 produces MSITAERKLEVIKEYAQGEGDTGSPEVQIAIMSERIRNLTDHLNTHKKDHHSRRGLLVLVGQRRGLLDYLKKKSQSRYEGLIGRLGLRR; encoded by the coding sequence ATGTCGATTACGGCCGAGCGCAAGCTTGAAGTCATCAAGGAATACGCCCAGGGCGAGGGCGATACCGGTTCGCCGGAAGTGCAGATCGCGATCATGAGCGAGCGCATCCGCAACCTCACCGACCATCTGAATACCCATAAGAAGGACCATCACTCGCGCCGCGGGTTGCTGGTTCTGGTTGGCCAGCGCCGTGGGCTGCTGGACTATCTGAAGAAGAAGAGCCAGTCGCGCTACGAGGGCCTGATCGGCCGTCTCGGCCTGCGCCGCTGA
- the truB gene encoding tRNA pseudouridine(55) synthase TruB yields MARKRRGEKVDGWVVLDKPEGLNSTRAVSIVRRLFDAAKAGHAGTLDPLATGVLPIALGEATKTVPFVMDGRKAYRFTVRWGEARTTDDREGEVSDTSDVRPAEADILAALPGFLGEIEQVPPRYSAIKIDGERAYDLARANVPIEMKSRIVTLTRLDLLRIVDADHAEFEVECGKGTYVRSLARDLALVLGTVGHVTSLRRTRSGPFTLEHAISLDLLEESAQGPGLQSHLLPIETALDDIPALALNGSEASQLRSGQPIPMFRAADIGRLGDLDKVDIVCAMAEGRPVALARFAEGRLHPVRVFNL; encoded by the coding sequence ATGGCGCGTAAGCGCCGCGGTGAAAAGGTCGATGGCTGGGTCGTGCTCGATAAGCCGGAAGGGCTGAATTCGACCCGTGCCGTCTCCATCGTCCGCCGCCTGTTCGATGCCGCCAAGGCCGGCCATGCCGGCACGCTCGACCCGCTGGCGACCGGCGTGCTGCCGATCGCGCTGGGCGAGGCGACCAAGACCGTTCCCTTTGTCATGGATGGCCGCAAGGCCTATCGGTTCACCGTGCGCTGGGGTGAGGCGCGCACCACCGATGATCGCGAGGGCGAGGTCAGCGATACCAGCGATGTGCGCCCCGCCGAGGCCGATATATTGGCGGCGCTGCCGGGTTTCCTGGGCGAGATCGAACAGGTGCCGCCGCGCTATTCGGCGATCAAGATCGATGGCGAACGCGCCTATGATCTGGCCCGCGCCAATGTGCCCATCGAAATGAAATCCCGCATCGTGACGCTGACCCGGCTCGACCTCCTGCGCATCGTCGATGCCGATCATGCGGAATTCGAGGTGGAGTGCGGCAAGGGGACCTATGTGCGCAGCCTCGCCCGCGATCTGGCGCTGGTGCTTGGCACGGTCGGGCATGTCACTTCCCTGCGCCGGACCCGCAGCGGACCCTTCACCCTGGAGCACGCGATTTCGCTTGATTTGCTGGAGGAATCCGCGCAAGGTCCCGGCCTTCAATCGCACCTGTTGCCGATCGAGACCGCGCTGGACGACATCCCGGCCCTGGCCCTGAACGGCAGTGAAGCAAGCCAGTTGCGGTCGGGTCAGCCCATTCCCATGTTCCGGGCGGCTGATATCGGCAGGCTTGGCGATCTGGACAAGGTGGACATCGTCTGCGCCATGGCCGAGGGAAGGCCGGTGGCGCTGGCCAGGTTCGCCGAGGGCAGGCTTCACCCGGTGCGCGTTTTCAACCTCTGA
- the rbfA gene encoding 30S ribosome-binding factor RbfA — MVKRKPHSGGNVAGPSQRQLRVGEELRHVLSGILLRGHLRDPALEGVSVTVTEVRISPDLRNATAYVMPLGELTSDAPHAPEVLAALNRSAAFLRGQIAREITLRHVPAIRFVYDSAFESSARIDTVLLRPDVRRDLESRKRRADEDEGGAEDGAGDQDGDDGA; from the coding sequence ATGGTGAAGCGAAAGCCTCATAGCGGCGGGAATGTTGCCGGTCCCAGCCAGCGCCAGTTGCGCGTTGGTGAGGAGCTGCGCCATGTCCTCTCCGGCATCCTCCTGCGCGGCCATCTGCGCGATCCGGCGCTGGAAGGCGTCTCGGTCACGGTGACCGAGGTGCGTATCAGCCCGGATCTGCGCAATGCAACGGCCTATGTCATGCCGCTGGGCGAGTTGACCAGTGATGCACCGCACGCGCCCGAGGTGCTGGCCGCGCTGAACCGGTCGGCCGCCTTTCTGCGCGGTCAGATCGCCCGCGAGATTACGCTGCGCCATGTGCCGGCGATCCGCTTCGTCTATGATTCGGCCTTCGAATCCTCGGCGCGGATCGACACGGTGCTGCTGCGTCCGGATGTGCGGCGCGATCTCGAGAGCCGCAAGCGCCGGGCCGACGAGGATGAAGGCGGGGCCGAGGACGGGGCCGGGGACCAGGATGGGGACGATGGCGCGTAA
- the infB gene encoding translation initiation factor IF-2: MSDKERTDTDMSKETDQEGKKVLSLSGRGRMSLTKTVEAGQVRQSFSHGRSKTVTVEVKRKRAIGRSDEAEETTLDTAPAEAPAPAPEPSAPEAPPASAPKPATAAPRQLTEKERAARIRALAGAKRSEDERPEPELEEAALAAEPEPEVEPEPVIVDRRTAEMEEMRQIAEAEAKKRADEDARLKAEEDARKAAEEAARPAAPEEDRTAERAGARAAAKIVEAAPAEDDEEGRRRRAGGGAGKPEVRRPAPAPRRGEQRRRSGKLSINDALNDSERQRSLASVRRQREREKQRQMGANQERHKVVRDVVIPETITVQELANRMAERGTDVIKALMRMGVMATINQPIDADTAELVVSEFGHNMRRVAESDVEFSIRREADAPEATQSRAPVVTIMGHVDHGKTSLLDALRKTDVAAREAGGITQHIGAYQVNLPSGQRITFLDTPGHEAFTAMRARGANVTDLVVLVVAADDGIMAQTVEAITHAKAAKVPIIVAVNKMDKPGANPQRVHQELLQHELVVEDLGGDVLCVNVSAKEGTNLDKLEEAILLQAEILDLKSNPDRQAEGTIVEARVERGRGSVATVLIQRGTLKVGDVFVAGAEWGRVRALLDDKGNQIEQAGPSAPVEVLGLNGTPQAGDEFIVVDNENQARDIAEYRQAKLRQQNAATSGRGTLEQMFTQLAEGGKKELAVIIKSDVQGSTEAIRASLEKLENDEVAVRVLQAGVGAFNESDVTLAKASNALMIGFNVRANPQARDLARRDGVEMRYYSIIYNVVDDAKALLTGMLSPVVRETHIGNAEIREVFNITKVGKVAGCMVTEGMVKRGAKVRLLRDNVVVHEGTLKTLRRFKDEVREVNNGYECGMAFENYDDIRAGDVIECFEVEEVARAL; this comes from the coding sequence ATGAGCGATAAAGAACGGACCGATACGGATATGAGCAAGGAGACCGATCAGGAAGGCAAGAAGGTGCTGAGCCTCTCTGGCCGCGGTCGCATGTCGCTGACCAAGACCGTCGAGGCGGGCCAGGTCCGGCAGAGCTTCTCCCATGGCCGCAGCAAGACGGTCACCGTTGAGGTGAAGCGCAAGCGCGCCATTGGCCGTTCCGACGAGGCCGAGGAGACGACGCTCGACACCGCCCCGGCGGAAGCCCCGGCGCCCGCGCCGGAGCCGAGCGCGCCCGAAGCGCCGCCGGCGTCAGCGCCGAAGCCGGCCACGGCCGCGCCGCGCCAGCTCACCGAGAAGGAGCGCGCTGCCCGTATCCGCGCGCTGGCCGGTGCGAAGCGCAGCGAGGACGAGCGGCCCGAGCCGGAGCTTGAGGAGGCGGCGCTTGCCGCCGAGCCCGAGCCGGAAGTCGAGCCCGAACCCGTCATCGTCGACCGCCGTACGGCCGAGATGGAGGAGATGCGCCAGATCGCCGAGGCCGAGGCGAAGAAGCGCGCTGACGAAGATGCACGCCTCAAGGCCGAGGAGGATGCCCGCAAGGCAGCCGAGGAAGCCGCCCGTCCCGCCGCGCCGGAAGAAGACCGGACGGCCGAACGGGCCGGTGCACGTGCCGCGGCGAAGATCGTCGAGGCAGCGCCCGCCGAGGATGATGAAGAAGGCCGCCGCCGCCGCGCCGGTGGTGGCGCCGGCAAGCCGGAAGTCCGCCGTCCTGCGCCGGCGCCGCGCCGGGGCGAACAGCGCCGCCGCAGCGGCAAGCTGTCGATCAACGATGCCCTGAACGACAGCGAGCGGCAGCGCTCGCTGGCCTCGGTCCGGCGTCAGCGCGAACGCGAGAAGCAGCGCCAGATGGGCGCCAACCAGGAGCGTCACAAGGTCGTGCGAGATGTCGTCATCCCCGAGACCATCACCGTTCAGGAACTCGCCAACCGTATGGCCGAGCGTGGCACGGACGTCATCAAGGCGCTGATGCGCATGGGCGTCATGGCGACGATCAACCAGCCGATCGACGCCGATACGGCGGAGCTGGTGGTCAGCGAATTCGGCCATAATATGCGGCGTGTTGCCGAGTCCGACGTCGAGTTCAGCATCCGCCGTGAGGCTGACGCCCCGGAGGCGACGCAGTCGCGCGCGCCGGTTGTCACCATCATGGGCCATGTCGATCACGGCAAGACCTCGCTGCTCGACGCGCTGCGCAAGACCGATGTGGCGGCCCGCGAGGCCGGCGGCATCACCCAGCATATCGGCGCCTACCAGGTGAATCTGCCCTCGGGCCAGCGCATCACCTTCCTCGATACGCCGGGCCATGAGGCCTTCACCGCGATGCGGGCGCGCGGCGCCAATGTGACCGATCTGGTCGTGCTGGTCGTCGCTGCCGATGACGGCATCATGGCGCAGACGGTCGAGGCGATCACCCACGCCAAGGCGGCGAAGGTGCCGATCATCGTGGCGGTGAACAAGATGGACAAGCCGGGTGCCAACCCGCAGCGCGTCCATCAGGAACTGCTGCAGCACGAGCTGGTGGTCGAGGATCTGGGCGGCGACGTGTTGTGCGTGAATGTGTCGGCCAAGGAAGGCACCAATCTCGACAAGCTGGAGGAGGCGATCCTCCTGCAGGCGGAAATTCTCGACCTGAAGTCCAATCCGGACCGTCAGGCCGAGGGCACGATCGTGGAAGCGCGGGTGGAGCGCGGCCGCGGTTCCGTGGCGACCGTGCTGATCCAGCGCGGCACGCTGAAGGTCGGCGATGTGTTCGTGGCCGGCGCCGAGTGGGGCCGCGTGCGCGCCCTGCTCGACGACAAGGGCAATCAGATCGAGCAGGCCGGCCCGTCCGCGCCGGTCGAGGTGCTGGGTCTCAACGGTACGCCGCAGGCGGGCGACGAATTCATCGTCGTCGATAACGAGAATCAGGCCCGCGACATCGCCGAATACCGGCAGGCGAAGCTGCGCCAGCAGAATGCCGCCACCTCCGGGCGCGGCACGCTGGAACAGATGTTCACCCAGCTGGCCGAAGGCGGGAAGAAAGAGCTTGCGGTCATCATCAAGTCCGACGTGCAGGGCTCGACCGAAGCCATTCGTGCCAGCCTGGAGAAGCTGGAAAATGACGAGGTCGCGGTGCGTGTGCTGCAGGCCGGCGTCGGCGCTTTCAACGAAAGCGACGTGACCCTGGCCAAGGCGTCGAATGCGCTGATGATCGGCTTCAACGTCCGCGCCAACCCGCAGGCCCGTGACCTGGCCCGCCGCGACGGTGTGGAGATGCGCTATTATTCGATCATCTACAATGTGGTGGATGACGCGAAGGCGCTGCTGACCGGCATGCTCTCTCCGGTGGTGCGCGAGACCCATATCGGCAATGCCGAAATCCGCGAGGTCTTCAACATCACCAAGGTCGGCAAGGTGGCTGGCTGTATGGTCACCGAGGGCATGGTGAAGCGTGGCGCCAAGGTTCGCCTGCTGCGTGACAACGTGGTGGTCCATGAGGGCACGCTGAAGACGCTGCGCCGCTTCAAGGACGAGGTCCGCGAGGTCAATAACGGCTATGAATGCGGTATGGCGTTCGAGAACTACGATGACATCCGCGCTGGCGACGTCATCGAGTGTTTCGAGGTTGAGGAGGTGGCCCGCGCCCTTTAA
- a CDS encoding RNA-binding protein, whose translation MTGPESEVESGAESERDERRATSRRCIATGEVLPKKRLIRFVVGPDNMLVPDLEERLPGRGLWVSADRAALDRAAAKGLFSRAARATVRIPDGLTDRVEALLAQRLVRQIGLARRAGKAVAGYEKVRSWLQNGTAVVLLAAVDGAEDGRGKLRALAGGLPVLEVLRVDEMGEVFGRDRAVHIAIARGGLAERILTESSRLVGLRRFDLAKPSPGTTMGTAPGTAKTVGRNGT comes from the coding sequence GTGACCGGCCCGGAATCAGAGGTCGAGTCCGGAGCCGAGTCGGAACGGGACGAGCGCCGCGCGACCAGCCGGCGCTGCATCGCCACCGGCGAGGTGCTGCCGAAGAAGCGGCTGATCCGTTTCGTTGTCGGGCCCGACAATATGCTGGTGCCCGATCTTGAGGAGCGCCTGCCGGGCCGGGGCCTGTGGGTCAGTGCCGACAGGGCCGCGCTTGACAGGGCGGCGGCGAAGGGGTTGTTCTCTCGGGCCGCCCGCGCGACAGTGCGCATCCCCGACGGTCTGACCGATCGTGTGGAGGCGCTTCTGGCGCAGCGGCTTGTCCGGCAGATCGGGCTGGCGCGCCGTGCCGGCAAGGCGGTCGCCGGCTACGAAAAGGTGCGCAGCTGGCTGCAGAACGGCACGGCTGTCGTGCTGCTGGCGGCTGTGGACGGGGCGGAAGACGGGCGCGGCAAGCTGCGCGCCCTGGCTGGCGGGCTTCCTGTGTTGGAAGTGCTGCGGGTCGATGAAATGGGTGAGGTCTTCGGGCGCGACCGGGCGGTGCATATCGCCATCGCGCGTGGCGGCCTTGCGGAGCGTATTTTGACAGAATCGTCGCGGCTGGTGGGGCTGCGGCGGTTCGATCTGGCTAAGCCTTCGCCGGGTACGACCATGGGGACGGCCCCTGGTACGGCCAAAACGGTGGGCAGGAATGGAACATGA